The Sphingomonas sp. NBWT7 nucleotide sequence CGGGCAGATCGGGCAGATACGTCGCCAGCGTCGCCGCGATATCGAGCTTGGCATATTTGGCGCGCGCCGCGTCGATATCCTCGATCCGCGCCTGGTGCGTTACTTGCAACCTCCGGCGGAACGCGACGGGCAGCATCGCCAGCCCCTCAGGCACCACCTTCGACAGCACGCTCGCGCCCTGCGATCCGCCCGTCACCAGCACGCGGAAGATGCCGTCCTCTTCCAGCAGCGGATAAGCCTGCGTGCGCAGTGCGAGGATGCTGTCGCGCACCGGATTGCCGACATGGTGCGCCTTCGCCGCATAGCCCGGCTTCAGCCGCTCGGTCGTGGCATAGGAGGTGGCGATCGCGTCGACGCGCCCGGCGACCAGGCGATTGACCCGGCCAAGCACCGCATTCTGCTCGTGCACCGCGGTCGGGATCTTCTCCGCGAACGCCGCCGCGAGCGCCGGAAAGGCGGGATAGCCGCCGAAGCCGATCACCGCCGCCGGCTTGAACGTGCGGTACAATTGCCGTGCCATCGCGCGACCGCGCCACATCTCGCGCGCGGCCTTCGCCCAGCCGATCGGCCCGCCGGAGAAGCGCCCGGCGGGCAGCACGTGCGTCTGCACCCCCTGGAACAGCCCCGGGAAGCGCACGCCGCGCGCGTCGCTGACCAGCGCCACGCGGTGCCCGCGCCGCATCAGTTCCTCGGCCAGTGCGGCGGCCGGCACCATGTGCCCACCGGTCCCGCCCGCCGCGAGCACGAAATGCCGGGCGCGCGTCACTGCGCCGCGCCCCAGCGCGTCACGTACGGGCTGCGCAGCAGGAACGGATTGCGCCGCGTGAAGGCGAGCAGCAGCCCCATCCCGATCGATAGCGCGATCATCGACGAGCCACCGTAACTGATGAACGGCAACGTCATTCCCTTCGATGGCGCAAGGCCGGTATTGACCGCCATCGACACCATCGCCTGCACGCCGAACTGCGTCGCGAGCCCCGATGCGGCCAGCAGCTTGAAGCTGTCCTGCTCGTCGAGCATCTTGACGAACACGCGCACCACGATCGCCAGGAACAGTACCGCGATCACCATGCACGCGATCAGCCCAAATTCTTCGCCGATGACGGAAAAGATATAGTCGGTATGCGCCTCGGGCAGACCGAACTTCACCGTGCCCGCACCCGGCCCCGTGCCGGTCCAGCCGCCCGACGTCAGCGTCGCGTGTGCCGCATCGGTCTGGAAATGCGCGCCTTCCGCCTCGTTGGGATCGCGGAACAGGAACGCGTCGATCCGTGCGCGCGCCGTGCCGTAGAATAGGTACGCCGCGCCAACCCCCACCGGCGCCATCGCGAAGAACGCCGCCAGCGTGCGGATCGGCGTCCCCGCGATCATCAGCAGCACCATCCAGACCGTCGAGAAGACGATCGTCTGGCCGAAATCGGGCTGCAACATCAGCAGCCCTGCCACCGTTGCGGTCATCGCAAAGGTGATCGCGGTCAGCGGTAGCCCATCCTCCTTCGATCGCAGCGACAGCAGCCACGCCACCGTGACGATGAAGCACGGCTTCAGGAATTCGGACGGCTGGAACTGCGCGATGCTGACGCCAAGCCAGCGCTTCGCCCCGTTCACCTCGACGCCGACGCCCGGGATCAGCACCAGCACCAGCATCGCGCCAAAGCCCGCCGCGCCGATAACCGCCGCGCGCCGCGCCACGTTGGCCGGCAGCATCGAGATGCCGATCATCACCGGCAGCGACACCGCCACCCACATCACCTGCCGCCAGAAATAATAGAGCGGCGCGATCTTCAGCTGCTCGCCGGAATAGCGCACCGCGCTCGCCGGCGATGCCGCGGCAACCGCGAGCAGCCCGACCGCGATCAGCGCAAAGGTCAGCAGCAGCAGCACGCGGTCGGTATCCCAGAACCACGTGCCCAGCGGCGATCGATCGCCGCGCCCGCCGCGTTCCTTCAGCCGTCCGCGGAACCCCGCCCTGGTCGACATGTCGTTCAAGCCAGCCCCCCTACCGCTTCACGAAATGCCTGCCCGCGATGCTCGTAATCGCGGAACTGGTCAAACGAAGCCGCCGCCGGTGACAGCAGCACCGTGTCCCCCGGCTGCGCCTGGCGCGCTGCGCTGGCGACCGCGGCGGCCAGCGTCCCCGCTTCCTCCACCGCCACCTTGCCGTCCAGCGCACGCGCGAAAACCGCGCCGGCCTCGCCGATCGTATAGGCGCGCACGACATGGGCGAGCGTCGGCACGCAGGCGTCGAGATCGTCGCCCTTCGCCCGCCCGCCGACGATCCAGTGCACGCGATCGAACGCAGCGAGCGCGGGTGCGCTGCTCTCCGGATTGGTCGCCTTGCTGTCGTCGACGAAGGTGACGCCGTTCACTTCGGCGACCTTTTCCATCCGGTGCGGCAGTCCGCCGAAGCTCGCCAATCCACGATCAATGTCCGCCTCGCCGACGCCCAGTGCCTGCGCCACCGCGATCGCCGCCAGCGCGTTCTGCGCATTGTGCGGCCCCTGCAGCGCCGGCCAGCCGCGCTGGTCCATGCATACGCCCGGCGCGATCTTGGTCAGATGCTCGCCGCGCGCCGACAGGCTGCGCGCGATCCCCGCCGACGCCGCGTCGCCGATCCCGATCACCGCCTCGTGCGCCGGCGACTGCATCGCGAACAGCCGCGCCTTGGATGCGGCATAGCCCTCGAACCCGTCGTAGCGGTCGAGGTGATCGGGCGTGATGTTCAGCAGCACCGCCACGTCGCAGTCGAGGCTGCGCGTCAGATCGATTTGGTAACTCGACAGCTCGAGCACATAGACCCCGCCCGCCGCCAGCGGCTCCTGCCCAAGGATCGGCAGCCCGATATTGCCGCCCATCAGCACCGGCACGCCCGCCGTCTGCAGGATGTGCGCGACCAGCGCCGTCGTCGTCGACTTGCCGTTGGTGCCAGTGATGCCCACCACCTTGTGCGGCGGCAGCGTAACACGCGCCTCCGCGAACAGCTCGATATCGCCGACGATCGGCACGCCTGCCGCGTGTGCCTGCGCCACCAGCGGATGCGTGTTGAGCGGGACGCCGGGCGAAACGACCAGCCCCGCCGCGCCCGCAAGGTTCAGCGTCGCAAGGTCGTGAACGATGACGCCGTCGATCTCTTCGGCCCGCTCGCGCGCCTCAACATTGCTATCCCACGCAACGACGTGCGCGCCCGCCGCCGCCAGCGCGCGCACGGTCGCGAGCCCCGAGCGCGCGAGGCCGAGCACCGCATACCGCTTGCCGGACCAGGCGGGCGACGTGATCACCGCAGCTTCAACGTCGACAGGCCGGCGAGCGCCAGCACCAGGCTGATGATCCAGAAGCGGATCACGACGGTCGGCTCGCTCCAGCCCAGCTGTTCGAAATGGTGGTGGATCGGTGCCATGCGGAACACGCGCTTGCCCGTCCTTTTGTACCAGAACACCTGGATGATGACGCTCATCGCCTCGACCACGAACAGCCCGCCGATGATCCCCAGCACGATCTCGTGGTGCGCGACGACGGCGATCGTGCCCAGCGCGCCGCCCAGCGCGAGGCTGCCGGTATCGCCCATGAACACCGCCGCCGGCGGCGCATTGTACCACAGGAAGGCAAGCCCAGCGCCGATCATCGCGCCACAGAAGATCGCGAGGTCGCCCGCGCGCGGCACGTGCGGGATGCCGAGATAGTCGGCGAACTTCACGTTGCCCGCGAGGTACACGATCAGCATGAACGCGACGCTGGCGATGATCACCGGCATCGTTGCCAGCCCGTCGAGCCCGTCGGTCAGGTTCACCGCATTGCCGAACGCCACGATCGTGAAGGCGGCGAAGATCGGATAGAACAGGCCTAGCTCGATATAGGTGCGGTTGGTGAACGGCAGGAACAGCCCCGTCCCGTTCTCGTAGCTGACGATCCACGCCGCGATCCCCGCGATCGCGAATTCGAGCAGCAACCGCGTCCGGCCGGAGACGCCCGCCGTGCTCGCCTTACGCACCTTGTCGTAATCGTCGAGGAAGCCGATCGCGCCGAAGCCCAGCGTCACGAACAGGCACGCCCAGACGAACGGGTTCTTCAGGTCCATCCACAGCAGGATCGACAGCGCCAGGCTGGTCAGGATCATCAGCCCGCCCATCGTCGGCGTGCCGCGCTTGGCAAGGTGCGTCTGCGGCCCGTCGGCGCGGATCGGCTGCCCCTTGCCCTGCCGCACGCGCAGCCAGCCGATGAACTTGGGGCCGATGACGAGGCCGATCAGCAGCGCCGTCGCCACCGCCGCTCCGGCACGGAACGACAGGTAGCGGATGAGGTTCAGCCCGCCGGGAAACCCGAGCTGCTCGGCGATCCAGTACAACACTAAAACATGCCCCCAGCGAGCGCCGCGACGACCCGCGACAGCCCGACCCCGTTCGATCCCTTGACGAGCACCGCGTCACCCGGCGCGAGCATTCCCGGAAGAACCTCCAGCGCCGCCGCAGCGCCGGGCACATGGACGAAATCGGTCCGTCCCTCAAGCGCCTGGGCGAGCGGCGCCATCGCTTCGCCGACGAGCAGCGCCGCTTCAACGCGTGCTGCCACGATCGGCGCGGCGAGCCCGGCGTGATAGTCGGCCGAGCTCGCGCCCAGTTCCCGCATCTCGCCCAGCACGGCGACGTGCCGGCCGGGCTCGCCGGCGAGCACCGCGAGCGTCGCCGCCATCGACGCAGGGTTGGCGTTGTAGCTCTCGTCGATCACCAGCGCCTCGCCGCCAGCCACCCGCACCATCTGCCGCGCGCCGCGTCCTGCAAGCCCGCCGAGCTCGCCCAGCGCCAGCCCGGCGAGGCCAAGGTCGCCGCCCACCGCATCGACCGCGGCGATCACCGCCAGCGCGTTCGATACCCAATGCTGGCCCGGCTGCGCGATCGTGAAGCTCAACTCGCGTGCGCCGACGCGCGCGGTGACGAACGTACCGCCGGTTTTCACCGGCATCGTCTCGATCGGACGCACGTCCGCCCCACGCGACAGGCCGAACGTCACGATCTTTTCAGCATAGGGCGCGGCCGCGGCGATCAGCCGGTCGCGATGCGGGCTGTCATAGGGCACGATCGCGACGCCGCCCCGACCCCCGTCCGGCGCCTCCAACCCCCGAAAGATTTCCCCCTTGGCGTCGGCAATCGCGCTCTCGTTGGGGAAGAATTCGGTATGCGCCGGTGCGATCGCCGTCACGATCGCAACGTGCGGGCGCACCAGCGTCGTCAGATGCGCGAGCTCGCCGGGGTGGTTCATCCCCATCTCGAACACGCCGAAGCGCGTCGCCGCCGGCATCCGCGCTAGGCTCAGCGGCACGCCGGTGTGGTTGTTGTAGCTCTTGACCGACCGATGCGTCACGCCGCGCGCGCCGCGATCGAGCGCCGCGAACAGTGCCTCCTTGGTCGATGTCTTGCCGACCGATCCGGTCACTCCGATGATCCGCGCATCGGTACGCACGCGCGCCGCGCGGGCGAGATCCTCCAGCGCCGCAAACGTATCCGCAACGCGCACCGCCGGATGCGCCGTGTCGGCAGCAACGATCGCGCCCGCGGCCCCTTGCGCGAACGCCTGGTCGATGAAGCGATGGCCGTCGGTCGCCTCGCCCGACAGCGCGACGAACAGGTCGCCCGCGCCCACCTCGCGCGAATCGAACGCGACGCCGCCGGCGGAAAAGCCTGCCGATGCGGTGCCACCGGTGGCGGCCGCGATGCCGTCCGAGGTCCAGAGCGTGTCCATGCGGCCCTATAGCATCCGCGGCGCGCCGGTCGCGCGCCAATCGATGGATCGCCGCTTCATCGCGCGCGTCCGCGCCCGATCGGGCTGTCGTCGCGGCGCGCGTCGCCGCTCAACGCAGCCCGCTGACGCTGTCGCCCGTCACCAGCTCGTAGCGCAGGCCGAGCGTGCGCCGCTCGCGCGGCTTCTTGTCGGCGTCGCTCACCGCGGGCTTGGATGGAACAACGAACTTACGCTTCACCTGCAACCTCCCTGGCTACGCTTACATCGTCGAACGGCAGGACGAGATCGCCGACGATCTGCCCCTGCTCGTGTCCCTTGCCCGCGATCAACACGATATCGTCCGCCCCGGCCTGGCTGATCGCCAACCGGATCGCGCCGCGCCGGTCACCGTGCTCGATCGCGCTCGGTGCGCCTTTCAGGATATCGGCGCGGATCGCGGCGGACTGCTCGCTGCGCGGATTGTCGTCGGTAACGATCGCCACATCGGCCAGCGCCGCGGCGACCGCGCCCATCGGCTCGCGCTTGCCCTGGTCGCGGTCGCCGCCGGCGCCGAACACCAGGATCAACCGCCCGGTGACGTGCGGGCGCAGCGCCGCGATCGCCGCCTCCAGCGCGTCGGGTGTGTGCGCGTAATCGACGTAGACCGGCGCGCCGCTCGCGGTGATGACGGCGCGCTCCAGCCGACCTCTGACGGGCTGCAACCGCGCGAGCCCGGCGATCGTCTGCGCCACATCGCCGCCGGTCGCGATCACCAGCCCCGCCGCGACCAGCGCGTTCGCCGCCTGATACGCGCCGATCAGCGGCAGCGTCACGCGATGCTCGCGGCCCTCGGCGGCGATCACCAGCCCTTGCCCGAGCAGCGTCGGATCGCGCGATACCAGGCGCAGGTCGTCGCCATGCTCGCCCACCGTCAGCAGCCGGTTGCGCCGCTGTCGCGCCAGATCGATCACGCGTTCGGACTGCGGATCGTCCGCCCACACCACCGCGGTACCATCATCGGCGAGCACTTCGGAGAACAGCCGCAGCTTGGCGGTGAAATAAGCCGCCATGTCGCCGTGATAGTCGAGGTGGTCGCGGCTGAGGTTGGTGAACGCCGCCGCCGATACGCGCAGCCCCTCGGTGCGGTATTGCGTCAGCCCGTGGCTCGATGCCTCGAACGCAAGGTGAGTTACGCCCTCACGCGCCAGCCCCGCGACGTTCGACAGGAAAGTGACGACGTCGGGCGTCGTCAGCCCGGTCGTCACGCGCTCGTCGCTGGTAGTGACCCCCAGCGTCCCGATCGACGCTGCGTGCTCGCCGGCCATGTTCCACAATTGCCGCGTCAGCTCGACGGTGGAGGTCTTGCCGTTGGTCCCCGTCACCGCAACGCAGGTCGCGGGAAACGGCGCGAAGAATTGCGCGGCGAGATCGGCGAAGCGCGCGCGCGGATTGTCGGACACGATATGCACCGCGCCCTCGACGGTCGCGCCGCGCCGCGCGACCACAGCGATCGCACCAGCCGCGATCGCCGCCGGGATGAAATCCTCGCCATTGACGCGCGCACCCTCGAACGCGCCGAAGATCGTCCCCGGCGCCACCTTGCGGTGATCGATCGCGAAGCCGGTGACGCTCGCGTCGGCATCGCCGCCGATCATCGCGCCGAGCTTCATTCGCCTTCGACCTTCTTGTCGCCCGGCGCGTGCCACAGCAGCCCCTGCAGGTCGCGCATGTCGATGTCGCGCTGCGCATCGGGGATCACCCCCAGCATCGCGCCGGTGCGGCTGATCACCCGGCTGACGACGGGCGCGGCGGTATAGGCCGCGGTCGTCTGGAACGAATTCGCCTCTACCCGCTTCGGGCTGTCCATCATCGTCAGCACCACGTAGCGCGGCGCATCCATCGGGAAAGCAGCGGCAAAGGTCGACACGTTGCGGTTGCGCGCATAGCCGCCGGCCTCGGCCGCTTCGGCGGTGCCGGTCTTGCCGCCGACGCGATAGCCCGGCGCCTCCGCCTTGCGCCCCGTACCGTCGGTTACGATCAGCCGCAGCAGCTGGCGCAACCGCACGCTCGTCGTCTCCTTGATCACGCGCCGGCCCTTGGGCGCATGGCCCGGCGCCACCTTCAACAGCGTCGTCGGGCGCCAGATCCCGCCGTTGACCAGCGTGGCATAAGCGTTGGCGAGATGCAGCGGCGTCACCGCGATACCGTGGCCGTAGGCGGTCGTCATCACCGTGGTGCGCGCCCAGTAATGCGGCCACAGCGGTCGACCCTTCTCGATCAGCTCGATATCGGGTTTGGTATCGAAGCCCATCTTGCGGAACATCGCCTGCATCCGCGCCGCGCCGATCTCGTCGGCGATCCGCGCTGTCGCGATGTTGGACGAATGGATCAGCGTTTCCGGAATGTTGAGCCAGCGGTTCTGCGCGTGGTCGTCCTTGATCTTGAACCGGCCGACCTGCAGCGGCGCGGTCGCATCGAAGCGGCGCGACATGTCGGTAACGACGCCGGTGTCGATCGCGGTCGCCATCGCGATCGGCTTGAACGCCGATCCCAGCTCGTACACGCTCTGCGTCACCGTGTTGCGCAGCTGTTCGCTGCCCGCCATGCCGACGCGATTGGGGTTGAACAGCGGCAGCGACACCATCGAGATCACCTCTCCGGTATCGACGTCGAGCACCACGCCCGCCGCAGCGCGCGCCTGCATCTCCGCCATCGCGCGGCCGAGCTCGCTCTCCATCGCCGCCTGGACGCGGCTGTCGATCGACAGCGCCACCGGCGTTCCCGACAGCGCCGGATTGGTCAGCCGCTCGTCGAGCGCGCGCTCCATCCCCAGCCGGCCGTGCACCGTCGGGTCCTTCTGCGTCGTGCCGATATAGCCCAGCACGTGCGCCGCCATCGTCGACTGCGGATACAGCCGCTGCGTCTCGCGCTCGAACACGATGCCAGGCTCGCCGATCGCGTTCACCGCCTGCACCAGCGCGGGCGACGCGCGACGGTTGAGGTAGGTGAAATTCACCGGCCGGGTGATCATGCGATAGAAATAGGCCTGATCACCCGTATCGGGCATCAGGTCCGCCAGCCGCTTGGCGATTTCGTTGCGGTCGCCCAGCAGTTTCGCCGGGTGCACCCCGATCGTCCACGCATCGATCGTGCGCGCCAGCTGCTGGCCGTTGCGATCGACGATATCGCCGCGCGGCGCGGTCGCGATCGCTGCCACCCGCCGCGGCCCGGCATCGAGCGCCAGCATCGCCAGCCGCCCGATGATCAGCAGCACGCCCGCGCCGAACAGCAGCATCAGCATCATCAGCCGCTGGTGCTGCGTCGCGAGCAGCGCTTGGCGCTGCTCGTTGGCGCGCATCGGGCGCGCGGCCTGCCGGGCGGCGAGCGTGCTCAACGAAGCCGGCTCGTCTCGGAGCGCGCGCCGCTCAGCAGATCGCCCAGCGTCGTGTCGCTCAGCAGCGACTTGTCGAGCATCGCCACCGCGCGCGCCTTGCGGATCGACGCGGCGGGCGGCGCGCTCACCATCGCTACCGCCTTGATCGCAGCCACGCGGCCGAGCTGCTCCTGCGCGCGCGGCTGCGTCACCGGCATTGCGACGCGCACGCTGGTCGGCCGCGGCGCGGGCGTACGCGCGGC carries:
- a CDS encoding UDP-N-acetylglucosamine--N-acetylmuramyl-(pentapeptide) pyrophosphoryl-undecaprenol N-acetylglucosamine transferase translates to MVPAAALAEELMRRGHRVALVSDARGVRFPGLFQGVQTHVLPAGRFSGGPIGWAKAAREMWRGRAMARQLYRTFKPAAVIGFGGYPAFPALAAAFAEKIPTAVHEQNAVLGRVNRLVAGRVDAIATSYATTERLKPGYAAKAHHVGNPVRDSILALRTQAYPLLEEDGIFRVLVTGGSQGASVLSKVVPEGLAMLPVAFRRRLQVTHQARIEDIDAARAKYAKLDIAATLATYLPDLPEELGWAHLVIARAGASTISELTAAGRPAILVPLPGATDDHQTANAREITAAGGARTIAQTAFTPAELAKQMQKLGLDPAALENAAGRARGCGKPNAAIDLADLVESLDAPRAKLPVGVARRKEAFA
- a CDS encoding putative peptidoglycan glycosyltransferase FtsW, with the translated sequence MSTRAGFRGRLKERGGRGDRSPLGTWFWDTDRVLLLLTFALIAVGLLAVAAASPASAVRYSGEQLKIAPLYYFWRQVMWVAVSLPVMIGISMLPANVARRAAVIGAAGFGAMLVLVLIPGVGVEVNGAKRWLGVSIAQFQPSEFLKPCFIVTVAWLLSLRSKEDGLPLTAITFAMTATVAGLLMLQPDFGQTIVFSTVWMVLLMIAGTPIRTLAAFFAMAPVGVGAAYLFYGTARARIDAFLFRDPNEAEGAHFQTDAAHATLTSGGWTGTGPGAGTVKFGLPEAHTDYIFSVIGEEFGLIACMVIAVLFLAIVVRVFVKMLDEQDSFKLLAASGLATQFGVQAMVSMAVNTGLAPSKGMTLPFISYGGSSMIALSIGMGLLLAFTRRNPFLLRSPYVTRWGAAQ
- the murD gene encoding UDP-N-acetylmuramoyl-L-alanine--D-glutamate ligase → MITSPAWSGKRYAVLGLARSGLATVRALAAAGAHVVAWDSNVEARERAEEIDGVIVHDLATLNLAGAAGLVVSPGVPLNTHPLVAQAHAAGVPIVGDIELFAEARVTLPPHKVVGITGTNGKSTTTALVAHILQTAGVPVLMGGNIGLPILGQEPLAAGGVYVLELSSYQIDLTRSLDCDVAVLLNITPDHLDRYDGFEGYAASKARLFAMQSPAHEAVIGIGDAASAGIARSLSARGEHLTKIAPGVCMDQRGWPALQGPHNAQNALAAIAVAQALGVGEADIDRGLASFGGLPHRMEKVAEVNGVTFVDDSKATNPESSAPALAAFDRVHWIVGGRAKGDDLDACVPTLAHVVRAYTIGEAGAVFARALDGKVAVEEAGTLAAAVASAARQAQPGDTVLLSPAAASFDQFRDYEHRGQAFREAVGGLA
- the mraY gene encoding phospho-N-acetylmuramoyl-pentapeptide-transferase, with translation MLYWIAEQLGFPGGLNLIRYLSFRAGAAVATALLIGLVIGPKFIGWLRVRQGKGQPIRADGPQTHLAKRGTPTMGGLMILTSLALSILLWMDLKNPFVWACLFVTLGFGAIGFLDDYDKVRKASTAGVSGRTRLLLEFAIAGIAAWIVSYENGTGLFLPFTNRTYIELGLFYPIFAAFTIVAFGNAVNLTDGLDGLATMPVIIASVAFMLIVYLAGNVKFADYLGIPHVPRAGDLAIFCGAMIGAGLAFLWYNAPPAAVFMGDTGSLALGGALGTIAVVAHHEIVLGIIGGLFVVEAMSVIIQVFWYKRTGKRVFRMAPIHHHFEQLGWSEPTVVIRFWIISLVLALAGLSTLKLR
- the murF gene encoding UDP-N-acetylmuramoyl-tripeptide--D-alanyl-D-alanine ligase → MDTLWTSDGIAAATGGTASAGFSAGGVAFDSREVGAGDLFVALSGEATDGHRFIDQAFAQGAAGAIVAADTAHPAVRVADTFAALEDLARAARVRTDARIIGVTGSVGKTSTKEALFAALDRGARGVTHRSVKSYNNHTGVPLSLARMPAATRFGVFEMGMNHPGELAHLTTLVRPHVAIVTAIAPAHTEFFPNESAIADAKGEIFRGLEAPDGGRGGVAIVPYDSPHRDRLIAAAAPYAEKIVTFGLSRGADVRPIETMPVKTGGTFVTARVGARELSFTIAQPGQHWVSNALAVIAAVDAVGGDLGLAGLALGELGGLAGRGARQMVRVAGGEALVIDESYNANPASMAATLAVLAGEPGRHVAVLGEMRELGASSADYHAGLAAPIVAARVEAALLVGEAMAPLAQALEGRTDFVHVPGAAAALEVLPGMLAPGDAVLVKGSNGVGLSRVVAALAGGMF
- a CDS encoding UDP-N-acetylmuramoyl-L-alanyl-D-glutamate--2,6-diaminopimelate ligase — its product is MKLGAMIGGDADASVTGFAIDHRKVAPGTIFGAFEGARVNGEDFIPAAIAAGAIAVVARRGATVEGAVHIVSDNPRARFADLAAQFFAPFPATCVAVTGTNGKTSTVELTRQLWNMAGEHAASIGTLGVTTSDERVTTGLTTPDVVTFLSNVAGLAREGVTHLAFEASSHGLTQYRTEGLRVSAAAFTNLSRDHLDYHGDMAAYFTAKLRLFSEVLADDGTAVVWADDPQSERVIDLARQRRNRLLTVGEHGDDLRLVSRDPTLLGQGLVIAAEGREHRVTLPLIGAYQAANALVAAGLVIATGGDVAQTIAGLARLQPVRGRLERAVITASGAPVYVDYAHTPDALEAAIAALRPHVTGRLILVFGAGGDRDQGKREPMGAVAAALADVAIVTDDNPRSEQSAAIRADILKGAPSAIEHGDRRGAIRLAISQAGADDIVLIAGKGHEQGQIVGDLVLPFDDVSVAREVAGEA
- a CDS encoding peptidoglycan D,D-transpeptidase FtsI family protein, yielding MSTLAARQAARPMRANEQRQALLATQHQRLMMLMLLFGAGVLLIIGRLAMLALDAGPRRVAAIATAPRGDIVDRNGQQLARTIDAWTIGVHPAKLLGDRNEIAKRLADLMPDTGDQAYFYRMITRPVNFTYLNRRASPALVQAVNAIGEPGIVFERETQRLYPQSTMAAHVLGYIGTTQKDPTVHGRLGMERALDERLTNPALSGTPVALSIDSRVQAAMESELGRAMAEMQARAAAGVVLDVDTGEVISMVSLPLFNPNRVGMAGSEQLRNTVTQSVYELGSAFKPIAMATAIDTGVVTDMSRRFDATAPLQVGRFKIKDDHAQNRWLNIPETLIHSSNIATARIADEIGAARMQAMFRKMGFDTKPDIELIEKGRPLWPHYWARTTVMTTAYGHGIAVTPLHLANAYATLVNGGIWRPTTLLKVAPGHAPKGRRVIKETTSVRLRQLLRLIVTDGTGRKAEAPGYRVGGKTGTAEAAEAGGYARNRNVSTFAAAFPMDAPRYVVLTMMDSPKRVEANSFQTTAAYTAAPVVSRVISRTGAMLGVIPDAQRDIDMRDLQGLLWHAPGDKKVEGE